The DNA window ATTGCTATTGGAAGGACAAGGAGGTTTTAAATGTACATAATAAATGAgacttcttttcttttcaatgAGTTCCAGCCAGCGGACCCCGAGAGTCCATTGATATTCAGGAATTATTGTAGTCGGACAACTGCGAGAGCACAATGGAGCAGGGTATCGCCTTCATTTGGATATTGTCTAAGGCATTATTTCCTGGCAGCTTTGCCATACTTCTGGTTATCGTCTTGGCTTTCGAGATTGTTCCCAACTGATATCCACGTCCTGTTTGACGGTGATGTTACCCTCCGAGTCTCCACGTTCTACATCGTGATCATCACTAGCCGCATCTTCTCTGACAGACCGTGACGCATTGATATCATTCATCAGCTGAACTTCATCCACACATCCAAATTCATTGATACTGAACAGTGAGTCTTTGGGCATTTTATTTGATCTTGACTTTCGAAACCAAGTCGCAGTACCTGGAGGGCGATTTGCGCTcgggttgctgctggggccGGGGCTTGATGATCGACCTGTCCGTACCGATGACCACCAACGGCGGAAGAAAGGACCGAATGTTGGAAGGCAAGCACATATGATACCAACAAAGGGCTCGACGGAGGACCAGATAAAGACCGGCGCCATAGTCCACGTAGCATCTGTGCCGTGAGTGTTCTTCTGGAGTGCGAGGATTCGACATATACTGGCGGCGCAAACACTATTTTCCACACAGAAGGTAAGAAATTGTCAGTCCAGTAGAATGCTCAAATTTAAGAATGCACATACAAACTGCCGAGAAGCAGGATACCTATCACTGCTATCTTCTGAGAAAGCGGCATCTGCAATCCGTAGATAATTGGAATTGGTATGCAAAGAATGATGACATCAATGAGCATAGCCCCAATCCCATtgccgaagaagaatgtTGGCACGTCAATACAAACACCTTTTGCAGTTGCCGGATCCGTGTATTCTAGCCAAAAGAAGGACAATGGCCGACAAGCCACAGCTATGGTCACTATAATAGTAATCCAGTATCCAATGGCCAAAAACAGGCAGATGCCTAGCATCCATCGGAAGTTGAAGATTCGGCCATAGAACATGATGATAGAAGCTTTAGTACATGTGACCGCGGTTGCGTAAATCATCACGTACGCAAACAATATCTATACTGTCTCTCATTAGTTCACCGCCGTATGTAGTAAGTGGAAGGGAATCATGCTTTCCAGACTGTGATAAACTCCTCCTTGGATAAAGATTGTATATGGTATCCGTTGCCAAAAGGAATGCCTGTCAATTTTCTGTCAGCATCACGATGAGATAGTATTTCAAAGGGGCCGCACTGATAAAGCAAGCTATTGCTGTTCCCCATGAGAAAAGCTTTGTAGTATGGTAATCAGTGATGGTACAGAAGAAGCATAGAAGAGCGTGTCTCACCAACGCAGCCAGAATCAAATAATCATCCACTGCGAGCTTGACATCTTTGGATTTGGATCTCGCCATTAATCGTATGCCAACCGCCACTGTACCACAGACAGCAACAGGAACAACAGCCCCAAGCAGATTTCCATCCTGGTTCTGGCTTAAGTCAACACCTGGTGGCGCAGGCCCAAAAGCACCAGTTGCTGTAGTACTTGGCATGTTGATTGCCGATCGAAGAAAGATAAAGCCTCGGAAAATAGAATTAATGCCAACCACAATGATCTTGACCAAATTCCGCAGATAGAAGCCCACCTGCGCCGGTAGGGAGTGTTTTTAAGTGTTTACAATCAGCATCTAAAGGGAGTTGACAGGCTTATTTAACATGAAACGTCCTTAATGAATATAGTCGACTTTTAGGGCGTcaaaagaccaagaagacccAGTGACAAGAGTGTCGACCGTTGACAGTTGCCTTGACAAGGGGCTTGTCCACTTCCTTGGGCCCAAAATGGTATCTAGTCTGATCCGTCAAAAATCTAACAAGAGCCCCAATTGGACAAAAAAAGGTATTCCTGAAGGCTAGACCCGGAGGTGTATCTCGCTTCCCACTGATCGCCAGTGAACAGCCCCCATTAGGCTCTCGGGGGGGCCGCCAAGCTCCGGGGCCCCACTCTCCGGTTCCTTGACAGTTGGTGACCCACCGGCTAGTCAAGCCTCGGTGCTGTCATGTTGGATTAACTTCACTTGACAGCGGCGATCCCAGCCGCAAATACTGTCACTAGATTCTCGTCGGTCATACGGGCCCTGTAATCTTCCAAATTAGACAACAGCAAGGACCAAATGCCCCAACGGTATGACAACGGATATACACAGGAgatcgaagaggaagatAGGGGGTGGAGCCGGTGATCCGGGAGAAAAGATCAGTAGTTGTAGCAGAATGCAGCACTGGGCTGCCATCTCTCCTCCTAAAGCTACTCTATTAGAACTGATATTTAAGTAGGCTTGTCTCGCGTCGGACTTTCTTTGAATATGTAACTCAACAAAACCAATATTAAATTCCGTTCGCCCCTGTTCTGCAAGAGTAAACTCTTGTCAGCCTTGAAACGGACTCATACGTAATAAATTGTTGCTTCCCGCGAAACGCATATCTTTTTGGTATTATGTAAAATCATCTGGGCACGTCCATCTTTCCGAAACAAAACCACCAAAATCACACTAGTTAAGTGAAGCGAATAGCAATCTCATCTAAAACCCGAAAGCTGAACCAAATCCCCCCAATCCCCCACTGTTCTCGCTGCCGTCGTTGTTACCAGGAGCCTTATTATCCCGGCCATTGCCACCCAGTGCTGATGTGAGGATTGTCGTGGTGTTACTGATAGCCCCCGTAAGTCCTGCAACAGTCCCAAATCCGATTTTTAACAGGTCATCAAATCCACTGTTGGTAATGCCAGTGACATCTTGTAGAGCCTGTTTCCCAGCGGCAGTAACAACCTGGCCACTCTCGTCTAAAGTGCCGAGCACACTACCAGTCAAGGACAAAACCAAGGCGCCGGGAGGAACCAACAGCAAATTGGCCATATCACCAGCCAGCTGCGGAAATGTTTTGAACCCCTCGAAATTGCTGCGTTTTGTCTCATCCTGGCTATATTGCACACGGGTCGAAGCGATAGCTACTTGGATGGGTGCATGCTGGCTGTTGTCTCCAAGTTGAAAGGCAATGGCGCGACCAGAGGTCTTTTGGGTCGGCTTAGCCAAACACGTAATGCTTAACCACATGTACGAGAACAACTTACGGCATAAACCATCACATAAAGCCTCCCTTTCAAGAATCTTTCAACGGTATCTTCGTCATCTGTGTCCAAAGTGGGATCTACCGCTTTAAAATAAGCCTTGAGATCGCTAAGTGTAAACTGTGCGCGGCATCGGAGACCTGATGCCTCCTGCTGAACACAGTTTGAGCAAGTCTCTCCGTTGTCATTTTTCCCGGGCGCGCTGAAGTTATAGATATCTCCAATCTGTTCACTCCGTGGGTCTCTATTCTGACCACGTCTGAGGTACAACTTGATGACATAAGGCTTTCCTCCGAACAGATATCTGTACTAGTGTGAGATGCGAGCTGAATTCTTGTTTCTTGTCACTCACTTATTGTATTCAATGTTTACGACAACTTCCAAATCTCCCTTCTGGCTCGCTCCCTGCTTCAGTACTTGTTTCCGATAGGGAGAATACTTTTGATTAATCTCTGTCCAGATGTCTTCTTTGATCTTTGCATCACTGCGGCCTcggcgctgcagctgcggATAAGTATAGTTGAACTTGGCAATGTCCCTAACATCATTGGATGTAAGGTTACTCTCCTTACTCTTTCGGAAAGGCGTCAGTGGCGTATCCGGACCGCGGTCCCTTTTGAGCGCATTCTCCTCTCCTTGATCCTTAGTCCAGACTTTTCCTTCCTTATTGACTGGCTGGCCACTTGTATTTGCCACTTTCTCGGACCGCTTTTCAAACCAGCAAATTGAGTCTGGCTCGTCGTTATGGAGAAATTGCCACATGGAAAAAAAACGTTCAATATTCCTGTACTCGTCGTCACTATTGGATCACGCAAGAGTCCGTGAGATTGAAGCTATTACTTACGCATGATGCAACCAGAAGAAAGGATCACTGCAAGAAGCTCGGTCAGGATATGGCCAGCTAGATGATGAGCAGAAATACTCACAAGGAAGCAACGGGTACCTGGGACATATGGCCATTGTTATcaccaccaacccaccaATGGATGCTGTTGTGAATTGCCTCCAAGCTCTGGTACCAATGCCCTTGCGGCAACTTATTGGAGCCAGCAGTGGCCTCACCAAGGCCACCCGCACTGGCAAAGTTCTCATAATTGGTTGAATATGCGAACATGCGATACACATTCTCTGCTGCCCTGCTTCCTCCATTAAATTTGGCAAACTTCTCGTGGATCTCTTTGGATGCATCATCTGTCTCGCTAATATTGACCCACGGCAAGGCTTTGAAGTTGGCGTAAATCTGTTCGTTGTCAATTTCGCCCTCCCGCCACTTCTTGTATTCTGCCGTATGAACTTCCGTGCTAGCGTAATATTTGGCTTTTGGGCATCGGCTAAGACCAGTGCAGTTACCATACTGAGTGTGGTTAGCGAAATTAAACATGATGTCTGGGATATGACAACCAGCCGAGACACTTACAAGCACCTTATCATTTTCGTCAGCTTGAAGAAATGAAACACCATAGTCTCCCATCGTTTTACCGCCTGGCATGGCAAATTTATAGAGGGGATTCGCAATCGGTCCTTCATGTCCTGGAATGAAAATAGGAACAGTGGCCTCCCAGCTGTCAGGTGGGAGCCAGTCACGCTTGATTTTATCCGACGCGGCCTTGCCTTTCGGCAGCTCTGGAGTAGGCGCGGCCCAGTCCCAATAAGGAACGCGGAACTTTTCAATTTCCTTCCTCCACTTCACCTGCTCAGAGGATGGGATCTTGGGCAAGACCTCTTGCAATAAAATTTCTTGCAGTCGTTGCTACAATTGGATAGATGAGAATTGATGAACGTTCTTAGGTCTGCCGACTCATTCATACCTCATACATGACCAGGTACGGCCGATGCCAACTCGGGAACAGAACCGTCGTATGAGTGCAGTATCCAATTGTTTCATTTAGGCCGATCTTCTGGGTTTCCTCCTCATTCCATTGCTTGTATGGCATGCCATGAATCCCTAGGAAATGTGTTCAAAATAAGCGCATGAAGTTTATATGGTAAGTAGGGAACATCAAACGTACCGGCAATTTGAAAATATGACAGGGGATGGTCGGCAGGAATATCATACCACTTTCTCAGGCCTAGAAGATACAATTGCCATTGGCTTTTGTCTTTATACAGATCATGTATCTCCTGTCTGGAGTAAATTTCTCCTTCGGAGCTCCTGCCACCCACTGTGCCCTTCACGAAGTAGTCGATCTTTGTCATGGTGTAAAGTTCAATGTAGCCCAAAGCCAATATAATGATTGAGTATGTTTGTCAGTGGATCAAAATTATACAACTAATTCGATTCTTAAGGAGCAGTCATACTTATATATGCAAATACCAGAGGCCCGGAAGGCACCACTTAGGCGGTATCACCTATAATAAAGTAATATTCAGACCCTGTAGCGCATTTTGCGTTTTCAATTATCTTTTTGCGCAAATGCGCTAGTATTGCCGTTCACCTGCATATTATTAGAAAATAATCAGGTGGGGTGATCTAGTGTAGGACAGATTGACTAGAGTTTAGTTAAAAGCTACGTTGATTGGAGTATTGTCCTTGAGATACATGTACTAATACTGATGAAATGGTTGCAAAAAGATGACTAGTAGATCACCTATTCAATAATCAGGCGTTCCTTTTGCCGTTGTGTATCACTCCTCATTTGGCACATAGGATCGTGCAGAATCAAATGGCACACCTCCATGTAGAGGCAATAAAGTTGCTGTACCATAATTTATTACTGAATTTTTACACCTTAAAATAGGATGCGAAAATTGGGTCTCTAGTGCTAAATTACCCAGGAGGGAGGGCATAAAAAGTACATATATCGACCGTTTAGTCTGAAATGCGAGTGTTGCTGTAGCTGTGGATTGAAAGGTTTCGATGTGATCCTGATTTAACCAGCTCAAGATGATAGGAAAATCTGTCTGACATAGTGCAACCCGATTTATAGATAACAGATATTGGGTTTCCACTACAGTGACATGGATTGGGTTACATATCTCAATCATCTTGCATGACTGGATTATCTTCGTTGATTTGCCTAGTGATATGTTGCTTCCTGCATTGAAAATTCTCTTGAGAAAGACGACCAGAGTCACTGGATGGGTTGCTATTCCACATGGCCGAAAAGCCAATGTTAGAAGATTATTGAACATTAGTATCGCCAACCAAATGCGGTGTGTCAAAGCATCCAAACCCTTTCACAACACTCATCTCATCGATATCCGCGTGCTTTGTTTTGAATGTCCAACCCGCAACAGAATTGCTAAGGAGCGTATATTGGCTACCGGGCGCATCAGGTGCCCGCCACAAACACGATCCTAGCACACCAAGCTCAGAGACCACTTCTCCGCCTTCAACCCCTGCCGGACCCATCAGAATATTCATTCCGTGGGGCGAGTCGATGCGCTCCATCAACACATACGAGGACCACGTCGACTGAGGGATGGAGGCTAAAAACCCAGGGATTGCGCTGCCAAAAATGTTATGCCCACCACCTTCCAAAGACGGCTTCAGAATATAGCCCTCTGACCGTTCCGGATCAGTTGCCAGTTGTTGAGCATGAGTGCCTGCTTCCGAATTATCGAGCGGGAAGACGGACACAAATGTTTCCCGGACCGCTGCGGCCTTGTCGTCCTGCAGAAAACGCTCCAGCGTACCGGGAATGGTCAACGCTTGCTGGACCTTTTTGAAGGTGGAGAGATGcgagagaagggaagggcacttgatggcggcggatTTCTCCAGCTGCAGACGGGCTTCCCACCCGATCGCATTATATTCGCGGGCTTCATAGCCCGCGCGCATGTATACCACAGAAATCTCTACTGGTGCCTTCAACCCCAGCCAGGGTGGATGGAAGAGCAATTCACGCGACGCGGTCAGCCAGGTGTGTTCCAGGACCTCTGGGCCGAAGTCGAGGCGATATGTCGGTACTGGCGTCTCTTGCTCCCACAGCGCGTACTCGATCGGCCGCTCATCCGCGATGTTGAAGTTGTAGGGCTGTACCACGAACAGGACTGCGGTATGCGTCGCTTGCGGGCATTTGCGCGGTCCGTAGGCGGCATGGGCTGTTGCCAAGCACGCGGCCAGCGATCGAATGTTCTTGTTCTGGGGCAGGGAGGCCAGATCGATGGAATCCGTGTCATCTCCTCTGGCGCGATACGCTCCGGTCCTCGTCAGATAGCGATGCATGTCCGCGACTTTGTTTGCATGGGCAGCCCCGGAACACGAGAACGCATTGAACTCGACCTGCTTCAGGGTTGTGGCCGAGGCCTGGCCGCGATGCAACATATAGTCCGAGCGAAAGATGCCCGCCGAGATGTGCTGGACGGGTccggcggctgcggctgcttcATAAATGCCCCAAAGCGCAGC is part of the Penicillium psychrofluorescens genome assembly, chromosome: 4 genome and encodes:
- a CDS encoding uncharacterized protein (ID:PFLUO_005815-T1.cds;~source:funannotate) is translated as MTKIDYFVKGTVGGRSSEGEIYSRQEIHDLYKDKSQWQLYLLGLRKWYDIPADHPLSYFQIAGIHGMPYKQWNEEETQKIGLNETIGYCTHTTVLFPSWHRPYLVMYEQRLQEILLQEVLPKIPSSEQVKWRKEIEKFRVPYWDWAAPTPELPKGKAASDKIKRDWLPPDSWEATVPIFIPGHEGPIANPLYKFAMPGGKTMGDYGVSFLQADENDKVLYGNCTGLSRCPKAKYYASTEVHTAEYKKWREGEIDNEQIYANFKALPWVNISETDDASKEIHEKFAKFNGGSRAAENVYRMFAYSTNYENFASAGGLGEATAGSNKLPQGHWYQSLEAIHNSIHWWVGGDNNGHMSQVPVASFDPFFWLHHADDEYRNIERFFSMWQFLHNDEPDSICWFEKRSEKVANTSGQPVNKEGKVWTKDQGEENALKRDRGPDTPLTPFRKSKESNLTSNDVRDIAKFNYTYPQLQRRGRSDAKIKEDIWTEINQKYSPYRKQVLKQGASQKGDLEVVVNIEYNKYLFGGKPYVIKLYLRRGQNRDPRSEQIGDIYNFSAPGKNDNGETCSNCVQQEASGLRCRAQFTLSDLKAYFKAVDPTLDTDDEDTVERFLKGRLYVMVYAPTQKTSGRAIAFQLGDNSQHAPIQVAIASTRVQYSQDETKRSNFEGFKTFPQLAGDMANLLLVPPGALVLSLTGSVLGTLDESGQVVTAAGKQALQDVTGITNSGFDDLLKIGFGTVAGLTGAISNTTTILTSALGGNGRDNKAPGNNDGSENSGGLGGFGSAFGF
- a CDS encoding uncharacterized protein (ID:PFLUO_005816-T1.cds;~source:funannotate), which translates into the protein MEALDEEQVLALIVQIKDWQVNHGSLLKLIRRESVHSSVAHPVGVAVVPSAFPRSHFQHALDLQQTYNELYCAVAEDAQWIGDTIRDLIPVEPLAAALWGIYEAAAAAGPVQHISAGIFRSDYMLHRGQASATTLKQVEFNAFSCSGAAHANKVADMHRYLTRTGAYRARGDDTDSIDLASLPQNKNIRSLAACLATAHAAYGPRKCPQATHTAVLFVVQPYNFNIADERPIEYALWEQETPVPTYRLDFGPEVLEHTWLTASRELLFHPPWLGLKAPVEISVVYMRAGYEAREYNAIGWEARLQLEKSAAIKCPSLLSHLSTFKKVQQALTIPGTLERFLQDDKAAAVRETFVSVFPLDNSEAGTHAQQLATDPERSEGYILKPSLEGGGHNIFGSAIPGFLASIPQSTWSSYVLMERIDSPHGMNILMGPAGVEGGEVVSELGVLGSCLWRAPDAPGSQYTLLSNSVAGWTFKTKHADIDEMSVVKGFGCFDTPHLVGDTNVQ